TATGGAAGAGTTTTTGCAGGTGATGCTTCCCGACTGGAATGAGGCCCATGATTGGCTGACTCAAGGAGTGACAGACGCGACTGACTTTGGTTCTACGGATTTGGTAGTGGGCGATCGCCGAGTTTATCTGCTGATTCCCAAAACCAAAGAAGCCCTGTTGCTAGCCGTAGATCCTTTGGACTACAAGCGCTAGATTATTCAGCTTCGGGTCTAAACGCAGAATTTCTCAACGCAATGGACAAAAATTTCTACGCCCATGCCTAGAGCGGTTTCGTCAAAGTCGAAGCGGGGATGGTGGTGGGGGTAGGCTAAGCCTCTGTGAATGTTGGCGGAGCCGAGGAAGAAGTAACAACCAGGGACTTGCTGCAAGAAGAACGACATATCTTCACCGCCCATTGTTTGGCATTCGGGGACGATGCCTACCTCCGCCTCGACCACATTCTCTGCCACAGAGCGAACAAGGTCTGCGATCGCCCCATCATTAATCACAGGGGGGTACAGAGATTGATAATCCAACTCGTAGCTGGCTCCATGACTTTGACAAATTCCTGCAATAATCTGCTCAATCCGTTGATGAAAAAAGCCTGCCAAGGCTGGGTTGAAGTAACGCACCGTACCGCTCATTTTGGCTGAAGCTGCGATCACATTGGTAGCTGTACCTGCATGAAGCTCGCCTACTGTGACCACTGCGGAGTCAATGGGGTTGACGTTGCGGGCGACAATGGTTTGTAAGGCGTTGATGATTTGGGCACTGACCACAATGGAATCTATGGTTTGGTGGGGGATGGCTCCATGTCCCCCTCTACCTTGAATGGTGCACCGAAAGAGTTCTACGGCTGCCATCAGTGCCCCGGTTCTCACACCGACCGTTCCCAGCGGTAAGTTATTCCACAAGTGTAGACCCACGATCGCGTCTACCGTTGGGTTCTGGAGTACTCCTGCTTCGATCATGGGCTGTGCGCCTCCCGGACCTTCCTCGGCAGGCTGGAAAATAATTTTCACCGTACCCGCAAAGCTATCCCGATGTTGAGAGAGGTGGTAAGCGGTGCCTAGGGCGATCGCGGTATGCCCATCATGACCACAAGCATGCATCAAACCATCATGTTGCGATCGATAGGGCACTTCGTTTTCTTCTTGGATGGGTAGAGCATCCATATCGGCCCGAATCGCCAGTACAGGGCCTGGTTTGTCAGAGGCGATCGTAGCCACGATTCCGGTTTGGGCGATTTCGGTTTGATGCTCAATGCCCCATTCAGTTAGCTTTTGGGCCACAAATTCTGCGGTAAGTTTCTCGCGAAAGCCTAATTCAGGTCGCTGATGTAGCCGTCTTCGCCACTCGACTAGTTGGGGTTGCAACGTCTGAATAGCTGGCCGAATCCGAGATTGATCGACGGCAAGTGGGCTTAAAGAGGTGGAAACCATAGGGCGAAGGTGGCTTGCGACTGAACTACAAAGATAAATGGACAGGAATGATCAGGGAGCGTTAAGACTTAGGGTGCCCATCCTGTCTTCATAGTAAAGGGTGAAGTTAGTTTGCGAATTGACCCACTTCTCAACCTCAAGCCTCAAGGGTCACGATCGCCTGCTCTCGATTAATCACACGGCTTTCCAAATAGGTAATCTGACTGTGAATGTGGTGCCGACTCCTACTTCGCTCTGCACCGAGATCTGGCCACCGTGGGCTTCTACGCATTTTTTGGCGATCGCTAGCCCCAAACCTGTGCCCGGAATGTCATCTACGTTTCTAGCTCGATAAAATGCCTCAAATAGGCGAGGCTGGTCTTCTGGCGGGATGCCAATGCCTTGGTCTTGAATCTGAAAGGTGACTGTGGTTTCTTGAGCAATCAACTCAAACTGCACCAGACCCCCAGCGGGCGAATATTTGAGTGCGTTGGAGAGGAGGTTGCTCAAGATATGGCGTAAAAAATTCTCATCCCATAGG
This region of Trichocoleus desertorum NBK24 genomic DNA includes:
- a CDS encoding M20 family metallopeptidase, coding for MVSTSLSPLAVDQSRIRPAIQTLQPQLVEWRRRLHQRPELGFREKLTAEFVAQKLTEWGIEHQTEIAQTGIVATIASDKPGPVLAIRADMDALPIQEENEVPYRSQHDGLMHACGHDGHTAIALGTAYHLSQHRDSFAGTVKIIFQPAEEGPGGAQPMIEAGVLQNPTVDAIVGLHLWNNLPLGTVGVRTGALMAAVELFRCTIQGRGGHGAIPHQTIDSIVVSAQIINALQTIVARNVNPIDSAVVTVGELHAGTATNVIAASAKMSGTVRYFNPALAGFFHQRIEQIIAGICQSHGASYELDYQSLYPPVINDGAIADLVRSVAENVVEAEVGIVPECQTMGGEDMSFFLQQVPGCYFFLGSANIHRGLAYPHHHPRFDFDETALGMGVEIFVHCVEKFCV